In Macadamia integrifolia cultivar HAES 741 chromosome 5, SCU_Mint_v3, whole genome shotgun sequence, a single window of DNA contains:
- the LOC122080087 gene encoding adagio protein 3-like, translating to MERADEEEELQSSGKRIKRVGTEDEGTELFLKFGTFFYPMTPSAFVVSDALEPDFPIIYVNTLFEIFTGYRADEVLGRNCRFLQYRDRRAQRRHPLVDPVVVSEIQRCIEEGVEFQGELLNFRKDGTPLVNRLQLSPIHGDDGIVTHIIGIQAFSEAKIDLNRISYPVFKQTSYQHCDVSVENSPINGQAPNSQTSDVCGILLLSDEVLAHNILALLTPRDVASIGSVCRRIRELTKNEHLRKMVCQNAWGREITGTLELVTKRLGWGRLARELTTLEAVCWKKFIVGGAIEPTRCNFSACAAGNRLVLFGGEGVNMEPMNDTFVLNFDVPNPEWQRVSVKSSPPGRWGHTLSCVNDSWLVVFGGCGRQGLLNDVFVLDLDAQQPTWKEVLGGAPPLPRSWHSSCTVEGSKLVISGGCTDDGMLLSDTYLLDLTTDKPVWREIPTSWAPPSRLGHSLSVYGRTKILMFGGLAKSGHLQLRSGEAYTIDLEDDELQWRQLGCGGVGSQNDVVPPPRLDHVAVSMPCGRIIIFGGSIAGLHSPTQLFLLDPSEEKPSWRILNVPGKPPKFAWGHSTCVVGGTRVLVLGGQTGEEWTLNELNELCLASIPDAET from the exons ATGGAGAgagcagatgaagaagaagagcttcAGAGCTCTGGAAAGAGGATAAAACGCGTCGGAACGGAAGATGAGGGGACCGAACTTTTTTTGAAGTTCGGAACGTTCTTTTATCCCATGACTCCGTCGGCTTTCGTTGTCTCCGACGCTCTCGAACCTGATTTTCCAATTATTTATGTTAACACTCTGTTCGAAATCTTCACTGGATACCGTGCCGACGAAGTCCTCGGCCGAAACTG TCGGTTTTTACAATACAGGGACCGACGTGCACAAAGGCGTCATCCTTTGGTAGATCCTGTGGTTGTTTCTGAAATTCAAAGATGTATTGAGGAAGGGGTTGAATTTCAAGGTGAGCTCTTAAATTTTAGGAAGGATGGTACTCCTTTGGTGAACAGGCTACAACTCAGTCCCATACATGGGGATGATGGCATTGTAACACACATCATAGGAATTCAGGCATTCTCTGAAGCAAAGATAGACCTCAACCGGATATCATACCCAGTTTTCAAACAGACATCCTATCAGCATTGTGATGTGTCAGTTGAAAATTCTCCCATAAACGGGCAAGCACCAAATTCTCAAACCTCTGATGTGTGTGGGATTCTTCTGCTATCTGATGAAGTCCTAGCGCATAACATTTTAGCACTCTTGACACCCAGAGATGttgcatccattgggtctgtctGCAGAAGGATTCGTGAACTAACAAAGAATGAGCATTTGCGGAAGATGGTCTGTCAAAATGCATGGGGAAGAGAAATCACAGGTACACTGGAATTGGTGACCAAGAGATTAGGGTGGGGGCGTCTCGCCAGGGAGCTAACAACACTAGAGGCAGTTTGTTGGAAGAAGTTTATTGTTGGGGGTGCAATTGAGCCTACTCGTTGTAATTTTAGTGCATGTGCAGCTGGCAACCGGCTTGTTCTTTTCGGAGGAGAAGGGGTGAACATGGAACCGATGAATGATACATTTGTTCTCAATTTTGATGTGCCAAACCCAGAGTGGCAGCGGGTAAGTGTGAAATCCTCTCCACCTGGCCGCTGGGGCCACACGCTCTCATGCGTGAATGATTCCTGGTTGGTGGTTTTTGGGGGATGTGGGAGGCAAGGATTACTCAATGATGTGTTCGTGCTAGACTTGGATGCTCAACAGCCGACATGGAAAGAAGTCTTAGGTGGAGCTCCTCCCCTTCCCAGATCTTGGCATAGTTCTTGCACCGTGGAAGGCTCGAAATTGGTGATCTCAGGTGGATGCACAGATGATGGGATGCTTCTCAGCGACACGTATTTATTGGATCTAACAACAGACAAGCCAGTATGGAGGGAGATTCCTACATCTTGGGCTCCTCCCTCTAGATTGGGACACTCACTCTCAGTTTATGGGAGAACTAAGATTCTTATGTTTGGTGGCCTTGCCAAGAGTGGACACCTACAGTTGAGATCAGGTGAAGCTTACACAATTGATTTGGAGGATGATGAACTACAGTGGAGGCAACTGGGTTGTGGTGGTGTGGGTAGCCAGAATGATGTGGTTCCTCCACCCAGACTAGACCATGTTGCTGTAAGCATGCCTTGTGGGAGGATTATCATATTTGGTGGCTCAATTGCTGGTCTCCATTCTCCAACTCAGCTCTTCCTTCTGGATCCTTCCGAGGAgaagccatcatggaggatcCTTAATGTTCCTGGGAAACCACCCAAGTTTGCTTGGGGTCACAGCACATGTGTGGTTGGAGGGACTAGAGTTCTGGTCTTGGGTGGGCAAACTGGTGAAGAGTGGACACTGAATGAACTGAATGAGCTATGTTTGGCTAGCATACCTGATGCAGAAACATGA